The following proteins come from a genomic window of Leptospira neocaledonica:
- a CDS encoding proton-conducting transporter membrane subunit: MNFDILLGIGAGVFVLIFLTYVLAPTKNQTNLLFWSILLVICAAINFAVWIIRDWNEEGTTLQWVLIEATTFVGALLISSSRTVKSFPIAWKFLLINSFGLGIAFLGIILIRSSLHVINQPIEFLAANSSSHPEIIWVEIGLWLAIFGYTAKLGLFPNHVWIEDTYGESPTQVSSLLSAFIPVSVCFALRPFVHLDHQLFPHTFSGADGLLVLGILTIFLSIFAVYDRDDIRRISAKVALFHTGALAVFLWMDLSETVFLFMMATNLVVKSLLFISMGIVRMDAGKRELHKIIQADSINKPALSLFILALFLAFVMPGSPIFVTDIILIKAGQIGGKSFVILVPILGIVFFGVMLYKLAPLLNIKGRPFSKDLSTILRIRMTNGFFLLLLLLSTGCWGFYLLLQGVL; this comes from the coding sequence ATGAACTTCGATATTCTTTTAGGGATCGGAGCCGGAGTCTTCGTCCTAATTTTCCTAACCTATGTTTTAGCTCCTACAAAGAACCAAACAAACTTACTTTTCTGGTCGATATTACTCGTTATCTGTGCCGCGATCAATTTTGCAGTTTGGATCATACGAGACTGGAATGAAGAAGGTACTACATTACAATGGGTCTTGATAGAAGCGACCACCTTCGTGGGCGCGTTACTCATCTCTTCCAGTAGAACCGTAAAATCCTTCCCGATCGCTTGGAAATTTTTGCTGATCAACTCTTTTGGACTTGGTATCGCATTTTTAGGAATTATACTCATCCGTTCTTCCTTACATGTGATCAATCAGCCGATCGAATTTCTGGCTGCCAATTCTTCTTCTCATCCGGAAATCATTTGGGTGGAAATCGGTCTCTGGCTTGCGATCTTCGGATACACTGCAAAACTCGGGCTCTTTCCGAATCACGTATGGATAGAAGATACCTATGGAGAAAGTCCTACACAAGTCTCTTCTCTACTTTCCGCATTCATACCTGTTTCGGTATGTTTTGCACTAAGACCTTTCGTACATCTGGATCACCAACTTTTTCCTCATACATTCAGCGGGGCAGATGGTTTACTGGTCTTAGGAATATTAACGATTTTCTTAAGTATTTTTGCAGTATATGATCGTGATGATATCAGAAGGATTTCCGCAAAAGTTGCACTTTTCCATACGGGAGCCTTAGCTGTTTTTCTTTGGATGGATCTAAGCGAGACTGTTTTCTTGTTCATGATGGCGACTAACCTTGTTGTGAAATCTCTTTTATTCATCAGCATGGGAATCGTCAGAATGGACGCAGGAAAAAGGGAACTTCATAAGATTATACAAGCGGATTCGATCAATAAACCTGCATTGTCTCTATTCATCTTAGCATTGTTCTTAGCATTCGTGATGCCTGGTTCTCCTATATTCGTGACGGATATAATTTTGATTAAGGCAGGGCAGATCGGAGGAAAATCTTTCGTGATCTTGGTTCCGATCTTAGGGATCGTATTCTTCGGAGTGATGTTGTATAAACTTGCACCTCTATTGAATATCAAAGGAAGACCATTTTCAAAAGATCTTTCCACTATTCTTCGGATCAGAATGACGAACGGATTTTTCCTACTTCTACTTCTTCTCAGCACTGGTTGCTGGGGATTTTACCTGTTATTACAAGGTGTATTATGA
- a CDS encoding formate hydrogenase, with protein sequence MSADLSYLIILLTGVVILLENRLKRVVILLGIQGFLLLLPLYQEESGDGFHSIFLAAMVIVFKGILTPIILFWTARSIHSPESTFPKVGYLPTLALLFAGAAACYFFMDIVSAFFGKSHQYGLLYVLLLIYIGVIGFIVRRNWIGVIACFSIFENGTFLLTLLLKSGVPIGSEFGSFLDAVLIIGAGAALRINSEQYKGETSK encoded by the coding sequence ATGAGCGCAGACCTTAGTTATCTTATCATTCTATTGACCGGTGTGGTCATTCTTTTAGAAAACAGGCTCAAGAGGGTAGTCATCCTTTTGGGAATCCAGGGTTTTCTTTTACTTCTACCTTTATACCAGGAAGAAAGTGGAGACGGTTTTCATTCCATCTTCTTAGCTGCGATGGTGATCGTATTCAAAGGTATCTTAACTCCGATCATTCTTTTTTGGACAGCGAGAAGTATACATTCTCCAGAATCAACTTTTCCTAAAGTAGGATATCTTCCTACACTCGCACTCTTGTTCGCGGGTGCAGCAGCATGTTACTTCTTCATGGATATAGTTTCAGCATTCTTTGGGAAGTCCCATCAATACGGATTACTTTATGTTCTTCTTCTGATCTACATCGGAGTGATCGGGTTTATTGTCAGAAGGAACTGGATCGGTGTAATTGCATGTTTCAGCATTTTTGAGAATGGGACATTCTTACTCACGCTCCTGCTAAAATCAGGTGTACCGATCGGAAGTGAGTTCGGATCTTTCCTGGATGCAGTCTTGATCATTGGAGCGGGTGCCGCCCTTAGGATCAATAGCGAACAATATAAGGGGGAAACTTCCAAATGA
- a CDS encoding NADH-quinone oxidoreductase subunit H produces MVTATFLLGILIQILAFISLPFLCGGVLQKIRAYAQGRKGAPVLQILYDTIRMIKKSPIDGPFSGFFSESSAIFAFAFGLVLWSLVSFEWASLLLIPFLIGMIRFATVAYAVENGTSFGGMGAARETLLFIFGEPILILVLVVLESNVVFHENFAHISFAILFFLGATLIVLSELAKPPFDDPRTHLELTMVHEAMLLEASGRTRAFFELAHQFKTASLFLLLTKLGLEHVEVFLGVSSVPVWKELASFGGAILLSALIGYWEANSTRRKWIWIPELLGLNFIFMLILGILLKLGK; encoded by the coding sequence ATGGTCACAGCTACTTTCTTATTGGGCATTCTGATTCAGATTTTAGCCTTTATATCTCTTCCATTCTTATGTGGGGGTGTTCTCCAAAAGATCAGGGCTTATGCCCAAGGTAGAAAAGGTGCACCTGTTCTACAGATTCTTTATGACACAATCCGAATGATTAAAAAAAGTCCGATCGACGGTCCTTTTTCCGGATTTTTCTCAGAAAGTTCCGCGATATTCGCTTTTGCTTTCGGACTGGTCTTATGGTCCTTGGTTTCTTTCGAATGGGCTTCTTTATTACTGATTCCATTTTTAATCGGAATGATCCGATTTGCGACTGTGGCGTATGCAGTGGAAAACGGAACTTCTTTTGGTGGAATGGGTGCTGCAAGAGAAACTCTTCTTTTCATCTTCGGAGAACCCATCCTAATCCTAGTGCTTGTAGTATTAGAATCCAATGTAGTCTTCCACGAAAACTTCGCACATATTTCTTTTGCGATCTTATTCTTCTTGGGAGCTACTCTGATCGTTCTCTCCGAACTCGCCAAACCTCCGTTTGACGATCCGAGAACACATTTGGAACTCACGATGGTTCATGAAGCGATGTTATTAGAAGCTTCCGGAAGAACCAGAGCATTTTTCGAGCTGGCTCACCAATTTAAAACCGCATCCTTGTTCTTACTTCTGACCAAACTAGGACTGGAACATGTGGAAGTATTCTTAGGAGTTTCTTCCGTTCCTGTCTGGAAAGAATTAGCTTCCTTCGGAGGAGCCATTCTTCTTTCCGCGTTAATCGGTTATTGGGAAGCAAACAGTACCAGACGGAAATGGATCTGGATCCCGGAATTGCTGGGCTTGAATTTTATCTTCATGCTGATCTTGGGAATTCTTCTGAAACTAGGTAAATAA
- a CDS encoding proton-conducting transporter membrane subunit has protein sequence MTVLAYLSVITSLLAPFLIGNVLGVDFFGKDSSIGLGLALQAILGGFISIYVYGYEKERKALVIFGYAVFFLSTGICYLVGKSLWLVLFWELSTISAFLLYIGGKWNDASIRSFVALVAAGGIGAFCFTFWIFSNDPRSGLFFLILGLLIKSAFFGVHFWLPEAHAGAPAHASAAYSGLLVNLPLVLFSKFALPLLPGTHYTTILIPLAGIGVLWAGITALFSREVKKSIAYSTVENMNFLWLSLLISTYWQSSEQESLRMLSKAFGVLFLISLVHHSISKTFQFLFFGYLTKLSGSSEADENTGIGRISGIPTFLAAIGTMSFLAIPGTTGFLSESTFIKLLSAVLEVTDTSAALVLPLLILVCTGLAVGAAAHLKLFLGLVLSRPRTNFEDHGKNTTINVSLFLTGALILISPLIILSLTNYYAVRVDWLDFSWFRGIGILNVIGLVILLSVGLLGLRHKIKERKLWDCGGLFGGSEVAIASSALSDPLAAPLGRYFADKAGNSRLDKGFIKILLRILSSLKAKIRGADDESISVDLTYSSFTVLSILIVIIIVRLAEGDIWSQLLSYWAF, from the coding sequence ATGACAGTATTGGCTTATCTATCCGTCATAACTTCTCTCCTTGCACCTTTTCTAATAGGAAATGTGCTCGGAGTAGATTTTTTCGGGAAAGATAGTTCGATCGGTCTTGGGTTAGCTCTCCAAGCGATACTAGGTGGTTTCATATCCATATATGTATATGGATATGAAAAAGAAAGGAAGGCGTTAGTCATTTTCGGCTACGCCGTTTTTTTCCTTAGCACAGGGATTTGTTACCTGGTTGGAAAAAGTTTATGGTTAGTTCTCTTTTGGGAATTATCCACGATAAGCGCTTTTCTTCTTTATATTGGAGGCAAATGGAACGATGCCTCCATTCGTAGTTTTGTGGCCTTGGTCGCGGCGGGAGGGATAGGTGCCTTCTGTTTTACGTTTTGGATCTTTTCGAATGATCCAAGATCCGGATTATTCTTTCTGATCTTGGGACTTTTGATCAAGTCAGCATTTTTCGGAGTTCATTTTTGGCTGCCAGAAGCTCATGCTGGAGCACCTGCGCATGCTTCTGCGGCTTACTCCGGATTATTAGTTAATCTACCTCTGGTATTATTTTCCAAATTTGCCCTTCCACTTTTACCTGGAACCCATTATACAACCATATTGATACCGTTAGCCGGAATCGGAGTATTATGGGCCGGGATCACTGCATTATTCAGTAGAGAAGTCAAAAAATCCATCGCTTACAGCACGGTGGAGAATATGAACTTTTTATGGTTGAGTTTACTCATTTCCACTTATTGGCAATCGAGTGAGCAGGAAAGTTTAAGAATGCTTAGCAAGGCATTCGGGGTTCTTTTTTTGATTTCCTTGGTACATCATAGTATCAGTAAAACGTTCCAATTCTTATTCTTCGGATATCTTACCAAATTATCAGGTAGTTCAGAAGCCGATGAAAACACTGGAATTGGAAGAATCAGCGGAATTCCTACATTCTTAGCGGCGATCGGGACCATGAGCTTTCTTGCGATCCCAGGAACCACAGGCTTCTTATCAGAATCCACATTTATTAAATTATTATCCGCAGTTTTAGAAGTTACGGATACGAGTGCAGCACTTGTTCTTCCTCTTCTTATTTTGGTCTGCACAGGTTTAGCGGTAGGAGCTGCAGCTCACTTAAAACTTTTCCTTGGACTTGTTCTTTCCAGGCCTCGCACAAATTTCGAAGACCATGGAAAGAATACTACGATCAATGTTTCCTTATTCTTAACTGGTGCCTTGATACTGATCTCACCTCTGATCATCCTTAGTCTCACGAACTATTATGCAGTGAGAGTGGATTGGCTGGATTTCTCTTGGTTCAGAGGGATCGGGATCTTGAACGTAATCGGTTTAGTCATACTGTTAAGCGTAGGGTTGTTAGGACTCAGGCATAAAATCAAAGAGAGAAAACTGTGGGATTGTGGCGGCTTATTCGGCGGATCGGAGGTGGCGATCGCGAGTTCTGCTCTTTCCGATCCGCTAGCCGCTCCTTTAGGCAGATACTTTGCAGACAAAGCAGGCAATTCCAGATTAGATAAAGGGTTCATTAAGATTTTATTAAGAATACTTTCTTCTTTGAAAGCTAAGATCAGAGGAGCGGATGATGAATCCATCTCTGTGGACTTAACTTATTCTTCGTTTACTGTTTTATCTATTCTAATCGTAATCATTATCGTTCGTCTTGCGGAGGGAGACATATGGTCACAGCTACTTTCTTATTGGGCATTCTGA
- a CDS encoding alginate export family protein — protein MKLFRFIKIIHQIRPIGKFSLILLLLTIGSPSVFSQANNKGTVTAEPSPTPVTATPQKSAAEEEDSYVSPMKSSGLTPDFTRSMFFEPELGKKVANHKKAWLNDWIRVGAYVRPRYEDRYNLAFDKSNKGYTSRAMQTSQVFFIIDPSPYFSAKVTFQDARVWGGETPASVGDVRANVFDAAGTTTTSNPAAGGTGTTIPSQTSIREAFILLKKLPLDAKVQVGRQILAYGDQRLLGGANWTMNGLSYDGARIMFDQDNYKIHFFGTKIAANQNGVNGVVSANAPITVTDPVTKKPTVVNPGQPDQYIVGTYNSVTAKDWFTLDVYSIGLLTKKTAIAGAKSDLDLYNNSWAKQQSDLITTGFRITNRTANNNLPKDGFWGAWDWAIESAWQTGATGQRNVKDPLLDSYVQQNIAGMSGQSYGTQAQKYSGSMHVFQTGYTFFEKLRAGFQYTYASGDNNRTDGSNGTFQTLTNPRFGVFPYWNNVAGLSENIDTKNLSSYNINFSYKTDHYGTFYAAYIINNKVQTQDAWYAINGTANTGSSTESNGVGQTTLTVGGTGKNIYNEFDLTWMYVVNDYVSIWIGGGILTAGNAVKNQRNALYHYNTQATSTETAGLHLNTGVATGANGTASMAHMFFFQVNAGF, from the coding sequence ATGAAACTGTTTCGATTCATAAAGATAATCCACCAAATTCGACCAATTGGTAAATTCAGTTTGATTCTACTGCTTTTGACCATAGGCTCCCCAAGCGTATTTTCCCAAGCCAATAATAAAGGCACCGTAACAGCGGAACCTAGCCCAACACCTGTTACTGCAACTCCTCAAAAGTCTGCAGCGGAGGAAGAGGATAGCTATGTTTCGCCAATGAAATCCAGCGGCTTAACCCCAGATTTTACCAGGAGCATGTTCTTTGAACCAGAGTTAGGAAAAAAAGTCGCGAACCATAAAAAAGCATGGTTAAACGATTGGATCAGAGTAGGCGCTTACGTTCGTCCCAGATATGAGGATAGATACAATCTAGCATTCGATAAATCGAATAAGGGTTATACCTCTAGAGCAATGCAGACTTCCCAAGTCTTCTTTATCATTGATCCGAGCCCTTATTTTTCTGCAAAAGTAACCTTCCAAGATGCAAGAGTCTGGGGAGGAGAAACTCCGGCTAGCGTAGGAGATGTTCGTGCAAACGTTTTCGACGCAGCAGGAACGACTACTACGAGTAATCCTGCAGCTGGCGGAACCGGTACAACTATCCCAAGCCAAACCTCCATTCGAGAAGCTTTTATTCTTTTGAAAAAACTTCCCTTAGACGCGAAGGTTCAGGTAGGTAGACAAATTCTAGCCTATGGAGATCAGAGATTATTGGGTGGTGCGAACTGGACAATGAACGGTCTGTCTTATGACGGTGCTCGTATCATGTTCGATCAGGACAATTACAAGATCCACTTCTTCGGAACTAAAATTGCCGCAAATCAAAACGGTGTCAATGGTGTAGTTTCGGCTAACGCTCCGATTACAGTCACAGATCCTGTAACTAAAAAACCAACCGTTGTGAATCCAGGCCAGCCGGACCAATACATCGTAGGAACTTATAACTCAGTAACTGCAAAAGATTGGTTCACTCTGGATGTTTACTCCATCGGGCTTTTAACCAAAAAGACTGCAATTGCAGGAGCAAAATCAGATCTAGATCTTTATAATAACTCTTGGGCAAAACAACAAAGTGATCTGATCACCACCGGTTTCCGGATCACAAACAGGACTGCGAATAATAATCTTCCTAAGGACGGATTCTGGGGAGCTTGGGATTGGGCAATCGAAAGCGCCTGGCAGACTGGAGCCACAGGACAAAGAAACGTAAAAGATCCACTTTTGGATTCTTATGTGCAGCAGAATATTGCAGGGATGTCCGGACAAAGTTATGGCACCCAAGCTCAAAAATATTCCGGGTCTATGCATGTATTCCAAACCGGTTATACTTTCTTTGAAAAGTTAAGAGCAGGTTTCCAATATACATACGCTTCCGGAGATAATAATCGTACGGATGGAAGTAATGGAACTTTCCAAACTCTTACCAACCCTCGATTCGGAGTATTTCCATATTGGAATAACGTAGCAGGTCTTTCTGAGAATATTGATACTAAAAACTTAAGTTCTTATAATATCAATTTTTCGTATAAGACTGACCATTATGGAACATTCTACGCAGCATACATCATCAATAATAAGGTACAAACCCAGGATGCATGGTATGCGATCAATGGTACTGCGAACACAGGATCTTCTACCGAAAGTAACGGTGTTGGACAGACCACACTCACAGTAGGTGGAACAGGAAAGAATATCTATAACGAATTCGACCTGACCTGGATGTACGTAGTAAACGATTACGTTTCTATATGGATCGGAGGCGGTATCTTAACTGCAGGTAACGCAGTTAAAAATCAGAGAAACGCACTCTATCATTACAATACACAAGCGACCTCGACTGAAACTGCAGGTCTTCATTTGAACACTGGAGTTGCGACAGGAGCGAACGGAACAGCCTCTATGGCTCATATGTTCTTCTTCCAAGTGAACGCAGGCTTCTAA
- a CDS encoding sodium-dependent bicarbonate transport family permease, producing MVDSAIIQNILNPPVLFFFLGMGVIIFKSDLVIPEALSKFFSMYLLFAIGFKGGHELFKTPFSSEHALTLLACSIMATLVPIYAYYILKVKLEKHNAAALAGSFGSISAVTFVTAGAYLHNLNIEYGGFIVAGMALMESPAIVIAVILDRLSKNKSNGGGSINWKALLHEALFGSSIYLLVGALIVGYLTGDSGWNAEKPFTEDLFKGILTFFLLDMGISAAKRFKELTHVGFFLIAAAILLMVINASVGLLLTKAIHMPEGDALMFVVLCASASYIAVPAAMKDMIPEANPSIYLTVALSIVFPINIILGIPLYHYLVKAIM from the coding sequence ATGGTAGATTCGGCGATTATACAGAACATACTTAACCCACCGGTACTGTTCTTCTTTTTAGGAATGGGAGTCATCATCTTCAAATCAGATTTGGTGATCCCTGAGGCTTTATCGAAATTCTTTTCGATGTATTTACTTTTCGCGATCGGATTTAAGGGAGGCCATGAACTTTTTAAGACCCCTTTTAGTTCCGAACATGCATTAACCTTATTAGCATGTAGCATCATGGCAACTTTAGTGCCGATCTACGCGTATTATATTCTTAAAGTTAAATTAGAAAAGCATAACGCTGCTGCTTTGGCCGGATCGTTTGGATCTATCAGTGCGGTGACTTTCGTAACTGCAGGTGCTTATCTTCATAATTTGAATATCGAATACGGTGGTTTTATCGTAGCAGGTATGGCTCTTATGGAATCTCCAGCGATCGTAATCGCAGTTATTCTGGACAGACTTTCTAAGAATAAATCAAACGGTGGCGGATCCATTAATTGGAAAGCTCTTCTTCACGAAGCGTTATTCGGATCTTCTATCTACCTTTTAGTAGGTGCTTTGATCGTAGGATATTTGACTGGAGACAGTGGCTGGAACGCTGAGAAACCGTTTACTGAGGACTTATTCAAAGGAATTTTAACATTCTTCCTATTAGACATGGGAATTTCCGCAGCAAAAAGGTTCAAAGAACTTACTCACGTAGGCTTCTTCCTAATTGCAGCAGCTATTCTTCTGATGGTGATCAACGCAAGCGTTGGATTATTACTCACTAAAGCGATCCACATGCCAGAAGGTGATGCATTGATGTTCGTAGTTCTTTGCGCTTCTGCTTCTTATATCGCTGTTCCTGCGGCAATGAAAGATATGATCCCGGAAGCGAATCCGAGCATCTATCTTACGGTGGCATTATCCATCGTATTCCCGATCAATATTATCCTCGGGATCCCATTGTATCACTACTTAGTTAAAGCTATCATGTAG
- a CDS encoding helix-turn-helix domain-containing protein codes for MKQSSNRIRNPYFSNIYFRFLILFFLGLIAAIGANLYAAPTLPTVETIRLTPSSPVENISSKMEYRYRGYQFRHCKPETISSLHQLEWHHNAGNVLRLKRSSSGNWLRFRLANDGKEQLHRTLALLWLNVPDAELCSVDSKGNFEAGFAGYDLDPIWNDFISPLPHFNIRLEPKEERIFYLYVLSNEDINFPVRLLSEDDYMVIVRLRSVLFLSVGFVLLLAFGYNLYLYFKSRKALFLALPFHLTAVGATLYFLHGKEFASIVGNENNLFRHNYFLFLGITHIAFFFYLAAWNKENAGLVYRSPFFWLVCFAGILYPLIPLYQFWYDHRILVLVLNYGCMLFYFGKTHISSIRNNTVYEMFFISVWGIFLLLDLYKTIFHFDFYPYNRMAVYGVLYYLPPLTVFVSLLSREILRRKEEEGSNRKTHLSSLDVKDFVVKIESLLENEKIYLTKSLKEEHMAKELGITIHQLSELINTEFKTNFPSLINQYRVEEAKVLLNEFPDENTTEIGAKAGFSSRSAFYLEFKKLTGTNPNSYRKESSGRGA; via the coding sequence ATGAAACAATCCAGTAATAGAATCCGAAATCCTTACTTCTCAAATATCTATTTTCGATTTCTTATTTTGTTTTTCTTGGGCCTTATTGCTGCAATTGGAGCAAATTTATATGCGGCGCCTACCCTTCCTACTGTAGAAACCATTCGATTAACCCCTTCTTCCCCTGTCGAAAATATTAGTTCAAAAATGGAGTACAGGTACAGAGGTTACCAGTTTCGCCATTGTAAACCCGAAACTATCTCCTCTCTCCACCAATTGGAATGGCATCATAATGCAGGAAATGTTTTACGTTTAAAAAGGAGTTCATCCGGAAATTGGCTGAGATTTAGGCTTGCGAATGATGGAAAGGAACAACTCCACAGAACTTTGGCTCTACTTTGGTTGAATGTGCCTGACGCAGAACTTTGTTCCGTGGACTCCAAGGGAAATTTCGAGGCTGGATTTGCAGGTTACGACCTGGATCCGATCTGGAACGATTTTATTTCCCCACTTCCCCATTTTAATATACGTTTGGAACCGAAGGAAGAACGGATCTTCTATCTTTACGTATTGTCCAACGAGGATATCAACTTTCCTGTTCGATTATTATCAGAAGATGATTATATGGTGATCGTAAGATTACGGTCCGTTCTCTTTTTGAGCGTAGGATTTGTACTTCTTTTAGCTTTTGGATATAATTTGTACCTGTATTTTAAATCCAGAAAGGCTTTGTTTTTGGCCTTACCTTTTCATTTAACTGCAGTGGGAGCCACGTTATATTTTTTGCATGGAAAGGAATTTGCATCCATCGTAGGAAATGAGAACAATCTATTTCGTCATAACTACTTTCTATTTTTGGGAATCACTCATATCGCCTTCTTCTTTTATTTGGCAGCGTGGAATAAGGAAAATGCAGGCCTAGTATATAGATCTCCATTCTTCTGGTTAGTGTGTTTTGCAGGGATCCTATACCCTCTCATCCCACTTTATCAATTCTGGTATGATCATAGGATTTTAGTTTTAGTACTTAATTACGGATGTATGTTATTCTATTTTGGAAAGACTCATATTTCTTCCATACGGAATAATACTGTCTACGAAATGTTTTTTATCTCGGTTTGGGGGATTTTCCTCCTTCTGGATCTGTACAAAACAATTTTCCATTTCGACTTCTATCCTTATAATAGAATGGCAGTATATGGAGTATTGTATTACCTGCCTCCTCTGACAGTATTCGTATCCTTATTGTCCAGAGAGATATTGAGAAGAAAAGAAGAAGAAGGTTCCAATCGTAAGACACATCTTTCTTCCTTGGATGTGAAAGACTTTGTGGTTAAGATAGAATCCTTACTGGAAAACGAAAAAATTTATCTGACCAAGTCTTTAAAAGAAGAACATATGGCCAAGGAACTTGGGATTACTATTCACCAACTTTCTGAACTCATCAATACCGAATTCAAGACCAATTTTCCATCGCTTATCAATCAATATAGAGTGGAAGAAGCTAAAGTATTATTGAATGAATTTCCGGACGAAAATACCACAGAGATAGGTGCAAAAGCAGGATTCAGTTCCAGATCTGCGTTCTATCTGGAATTTAAAAAGTTAACCGGAACGAATCCGAATTCTTATCGTAAAGAAAGTAGCGGCAGAGGTGCTTAG
- the ychF gene encoding redox-regulated ATPase YchF, with translation MSLNCGIVGLPNVGKSTIFNALTKAGAEMQNYPFCTIEPNKGIVEVPDTRLDRLVEIYKPQKKVPAIMEFVDIAGLVKGASQGEGLGNKFLSHIREVDAICHVVRAFEDENITHVHGKIDPVEDAQVVTMELIFADLESVEKQYQKISRNAKAGNKEAQEATAVLDKIMVVLKEGKPARLADIKPEEQKLVKTFNLITSKPVLYVANITDKAAIAKENPIVESVKKMAQAEGAEVVTLCGKFEEEISGLSKEEQLEFLSEIGETSSGLDRMIQAAYKLLGLVTFFTAGEVEARAWTTGVGSTGPIAASVIHSDFEKGFVRAEVMKFEDLDRTGSPNKVKEEGKLRIEGKEYIVLDGDVIFFRVNA, from the coding sequence ATGAGCTTGAATTGCGGGATCGTAGGACTTCCAAACGTAGGAAAATCAACCATATTTAACGCATTGACCAAGGCCGGTGCCGAAATGCAAAACTATCCGTTTTGTACCATCGAACCGAACAAGGGTATCGTGGAAGTTCCTGACACAAGATTGGACAGGCTCGTTGAAATTTACAAACCACAGAAAAAAGTCCCGGCAATCATGGAATTCGTGGACATCGCAGGACTCGTCAAAGGTGCAAGCCAAGGGGAAGGTCTTGGAAATAAATTTCTTTCTCATATTCGAGAAGTAGACGCAATCTGCCATGTAGTCCGTGCGTTCGAAGATGAGAATATCACTCATGTTCACGGCAAAATAGATCCGGTAGAAGACGCACAAGTTGTTACAATGGAACTTATTTTTGCGGATCTTGAATCGGTAGAAAAGCAATACCAAAAAATTTCCAGAAATGCAAAGGCCGGAAATAAAGAAGCACAAGAAGCTACTGCAGTTTTAGATAAAATCATGGTAGTTTTGAAGGAAGGAAAACCGGCAAGACTTGCGGATATTAAACCGGAAGAACAAAAACTAGTCAAAACATTCAATCTGATCACTTCCAAACCTGTTCTTTACGTGGCAAATATCACGGATAAAGCGGCTATCGCTAAAGAAAATCCGATCGTAGAATCCGTCAAAAAAATGGCCCAGGCAGAAGGCGCGGAAGTTGTCACTCTCTGCGGAAAATTCGAAGAGGAAATTTCCGGCTTAAGCAAAGAAGAACAATTAGAATTCTTAAGCGAGATAGGAGAAACAAGCAGTGGATTAGATAGAATGATCCAAGCAGCCTATAAACTTTTGGGACTCGTAACATTTTTCACAGCGGGAGAAGTAGAAGCAAGAGCCTGGACTACAGGTGTGGGAAGCACTGGACCAATCGCTGCATCTGTGATCCATTCAGACTTCGAAAAAGGATTTGTTCGCGCGGAAGTTATGAAATTTGAAGATCTGGACCGAACAGGAAGCCCGAACAAAGTAAAAGAAGAAGGTAAACTCAGGATAGAAGGAAAAGAATATATCGTTTTAGATGGAGATGTTATATTTTTCCGAGTAAACGCCTAA